From the Candidatus Hydrogenedens sp. genome, one window contains:
- a CDS encoding YifB family Mg chelatase-like AAA ATPase translates to MLARVQSAHILGIEAFPLAVEVDIGHGENKTEVVGLADTAVKESRERVASALRNSGFRSPRGHVVVNLAPADIRKEGSYLDLPIALGIILAGEQGMVRVKLEKVLIVGELALDGSVRHVPGTLSMAILARKNGFSAILVPEVNAEEAGLVHDIDVIPIKSLQDAFRYLNEPSAYTSYRTNYQELFHNKQHAALDFEDVKGQAHVKRALTIASAGGHNVLMIGPPGTGKTMLASRIPGILPEMSFEESLETTQIYSVVSRKGQNSSLITTRPFRSPHHTVSTVAMVGGGANFQPGEVSLAHNGVLFLDELPEFNRATLEVLRQPLEEGFVHIRRAHYAVTLPSRFMLVSAMNPCPCGCRTDPKRVCRCSIGEIQRYINRISGPLLDRIDMHIEVPALPFHELSQNQSVGPSSADMRNQVQEARNRQQHRYGKTTLLNAHLDTKQIRRFCKLNDTPQQLLLQAIEHLGLSARAYDKILRMARTIADLDNSEDIQDIHIAEAIQYRSIDLKAI, encoded by the coding sequence ATGCTTGCGAGGGTTCAATCAGCACATATATTAGGAATAGAGGCGTTCCCTTTGGCTGTAGAGGTGGATATAGGACATGGGGAAAATAAAACAGAGGTAGTGGGATTAGCGGATACCGCAGTGAAAGAAAGCAGGGAGCGTGTGGCGTCAGCATTACGCAACTCTGGATTTCGCTCACCCCGAGGACATGTGGTTGTAAATTTAGCACCAGCGGATATTCGCAAGGAAGGGAGTTATTTAGATTTGCCTATTGCTTTGGGGATTATTTTGGCGGGGGAACAAGGTATGGTTCGTGTAAAATTAGAAAAGGTATTAATTGTAGGGGAACTGGCGTTAGATGGTTCTGTTCGCCATGTCCCTGGCACCTTATCTATGGCCATTTTAGCTCGCAAAAATGGTTTTAGTGCTATCCTTGTGCCTGAAGTTAATGCGGAGGAAGCAGGGTTGGTGCATGATATAGATGTTATACCAATAAAAAGTTTACAAGATGCGTTCCGATATCTGAATGAGCCTTCTGCTTATACTTCATATCGGACAAATTATCAAGAATTGTTTCATAACAAACAACATGCGGCTCTGGATTTTGAGGATGTAAAGGGGCAGGCTCATGTAAAACGTGCTTTAACCATTGCTTCGGCTGGTGGGCATAATGTGCTGATGATAGGTCCACCCGGAACAGGGAAAACGATGCTGGCTTCGCGTATCCCGGGTATTCTGCCTGAAATGAGTTTTGAAGAGTCCCTTGAAACTACACAAATTTATAGTGTCGTTTCGCGGAAAGGACAAAATTCTTCGCTGATAACTACAAGACCGTTTCGTTCTCCTCATCATACTGTTTCCACCGTTGCCATGGTTGGAGGAGGAGCCAATTTCCAGCCGGGTGAGGTCAGTTTAGCCCATAATGGAGTGTTATTTTTAGATGAACTTCCAGAGTTTAATCGGGCAACATTGGAGGTATTGAGACAACCCTTAGAAGAGGGATTTGTGCATATACGGCGTGCTCATTATGCGGTAACGCTTCCCAGTCGTTTTATGCTTGTATCTGCCATGAACCCCTGTCCCTGTGGTTGCAGGACAGACCCCAAACGCGTATGTCGCTGTTCTATTGGTGAAATACAGAGATATATCAATCGAATCTCGGGTCCTTTATTAGACCGTATCGATATGCATATTGAAGTACCTGCTTTGCCTTTCCATGAGTTATCACAAAATCAATCTGTTGGACCCAGCAGTGCGGATATGCGAAATCAGGTGCAGGAAGCCCGCAATCGGCAACAACATCGTTATGGTAAAACAACGTTACTTAATGCTCACCTTGATACAAAACAAATACGGCGTTTTTGCAAACTAAACGATACCCCCCAGCAATTACTTCTGCAAGCAATTGAACATCTCGGGTTAAGTGCTCGGGCTTATGACAAGATATTGCGGATGGCAAGAACTATTGCTGACCTTGACAACTCCGAAGATATACAAGATATCCATATCGCAGAAGCCATTCAATACCGCTCCATTGACCTAAAGGCTATTTAA
- a CDS encoding LptF/LptG family permease: MIITRIDRYILRQIIPPMFIAFSAVAVLMISGILQQQIKELLDEFPVAPLQLTDFLWMSLYALPMMVGMIIPITFLFGLMLMFDRMSRYREIIAMTAGGISMRRIAMPAVMLSLVLSILCFVVQDIAQPWAFRQFMKLARMDLPLRMSLDLIPTGRMYEYGKLRVYIRGRTKDGELQDIVVLQPGDEGKMVAFYAEKARWRKGKDENVLEMLNGFWIESQEQNNQVVRGSFQRLEKTIPPLQPMETIRLRTGMSIRELLAEHRRISQEYERTKGLPLLSDVKKYRGEIAERFSFPLMCLALGLIASPIGVRMRGAGTTYAFSSGFLIVGMYFLLYKAVGGGGLMPLYVKCIVQQLPNILIGGLGLFLLIKADRL, translated from the coding sequence ATGATTATAACACGGATTGACCGATATATACTTCGGCAGATTATTCCGCCGATGTTTATTGCTTTTTCTGCGGTTGCAGTTCTGATGATAAGTGGAATACTCCAGCAACAGATAAAAGAGTTGTTGGATGAATTTCCTGTGGCTCCACTTCAATTGACAGATTTTCTCTGGATGTCCTTGTATGCTCTTCCGATGATGGTAGGGATGATTATCCCGATTACCTTCTTATTCGGTTTAATGTTAATGTTTGACCGCATGAGTCGGTATCGGGAAATAATTGCTATGACAGCCGGGGGTATTTCTATGCGCCGAATAGCAATGCCTGCGGTGATGTTGTCATTAGTCTTGAGTATCCTTTGTTTTGTTGTTCAGGACATTGCTCAACCGTGGGCTTTTCGTCAATTTATGAAGTTAGCCCGCATGGACCTTCCTTTGCGTATGTCTTTAGATTTAATTCCCACAGGCAGGATGTATGAATATGGTAAATTGCGGGTATATATTCGGGGACGAACGAAAGATGGCGAATTGCAGGATATTGTGGTATTACAACCCGGTGATGAAGGGAAAATGGTTGCTTTTTATGCAGAAAAAGCACGTTGGCGGAAAGGGAAAGATGAGAATGTGCTGGAAATGCTAAATGGCTTCTGGATAGAGTCGCAAGAACAAAATAATCAGGTTGTTCGTGGAAGTTTTCAGCGATTGGAGAAAACAATTCCCCCTCTTCAGCCTATGGAAACAATTCGACTTCGAACAGGTATGTCTATCCGTGAATTATTAGCGGAACACCGTCGCATTTCCCAAGAGTATGAACGAACTAAAGGGTTGCCGCTTCTGTCCGATGTGAAAAAATATCGGGGTGAAATTGCAGAACGATTCTCTTTCCCGCTGATGTGTCTGGCATTAGGATTAATTGCATCGCCGATAGGTGTGCGTATGCGGGGAGCCGGCACAACATACGCCTTTTCCTCAGGTTTCTTAATCGTTGGGATGTATTTCCTCCTTTATAAAGCAGTAGGAGGAGGTGGGCTTATGCCTTTATATGTGAAATGTATCGTTCAGCAATTACCTAATATTCTTATTGGTGGATTGGGCTTATTCCTTTTGATAAAGGCAGACCGATTATGA
- the mutY gene encoding A/G-specific adenine glycosylase, with amino-acid sequence MDVNLTWIKEIRKRVLRWYSQFARPLPWRGTTDPYKIWLCEIILQQTRIEQGTDYYFRFLENFPTLQNLALADESKVLKVWEGLGYYTRARNLLKTAQIIYHQYEGHFPQTYEELLELPGIGPYTASAIGSICFNLPVPTLDGNVRRVLSRLFEIQDKLNSTSFCKTTQQLAEKMISLKYPGNFNQGMMDIGSIICTPTNPNCTECPLKNFCLAYQHGTQTRFPVKEKIRSVPILHWAVGIIINQDKILLTYEVTRNFLKNLYALPTVDITDIKIKHTPKNISALLNKKLNISTTSEWEFLFQFIRKYSHRTIYFYVYKTRWKIRLKKDILRPYQWVPRKEIHQYPFSRAYSEIIQKIKDV; translated from the coding sequence ATGGATGTAAACTTAACCTGGATAAAGGAAATACGAAAGCGAGTTCTTCGCTGGTATTCCCAATTTGCAAGACCTCTGCCCTGGCGAGGCACAACAGACCCTTATAAGATATGGCTGTGCGAGATTATATTACAACAGACACGCATTGAACAGGGAACCGATTATTATTTCCGTTTTCTTGAAAATTTTCCCACCTTACAAAATCTGGCTTTAGCCGATGAAAGCAAAGTATTAAAAGTCTGGGAAGGGCTTGGTTATTATACCCGTGCTCGCAATCTATTAAAAACGGCACAAATTATCTATCATCAATACGAAGGACACTTTCCACAGACTTATGAGGAATTATTAGAATTGCCGGGAATAGGTCCTTATACTGCATCGGCAATAGGTAGCATTTGTTTTAATCTTCCTGTTCCAACCCTGGATGGAAATGTCCGCCGTGTGCTTTCGCGTCTGTTTGAGATACAAGACAAACTTAACTCAACATCTTTTTGTAAAACGACCCAACAATTAGCGGAAAAGATGATTTCCCTAAAATATCCTGGTAATTTTAATCAAGGAATGATGGATATCGGCTCAATCATCTGCACACCTACAAATCCTAATTGCACAGAGTGTCCTTTGAAAAATTTCTGTCTTGCCTACCAGCACGGAACACAAACCCGTTTCCCTGTAAAAGAGAAAATCCGTTCCGTGCCAATTCTCCATTGGGCTGTAGGTATAATAATAAATCAAGACAAAATTTTACTTACCTATGAAGTAACTCGTAATTTTTTGAAAAATCTTTATGCATTGCCCACTGTGGACATTACAGATATAAAAATTAAACACACCCCTAAAAATATATCTGCCCTATTAAACAAGAAATTAAATATCTCTACAACTTCAGAATGGGAGTTTTTATTCCAATTCATCCGAAAATATTCTCACCGCACTATATATTTTTATGTATATAAGACCCGATGGAAAATCCGATTGAAAAAGGATATTTTGCGCCCTTACCAATGGGTCCCACGGAAAGAAATTCATCAATACCCATTTTCCCGTGCCTATTCCGAAATCATCCAGAAAATAAAGGATGTGTAA
- the rpmB gene encoding 50S ribosomal protein L28, producing the protein MAFVCEYSGKKPIVGNSIIRRGKAKKKGGIGQNVTGITKRRWKPNLQKIRVIDENGRVRRIRVCARYIRAGKFVKAPRGIQRLSAVKKEAK; encoded by the coding sequence ATGGCTTTTGTATGTGAATACAGTGGAAAGAAACCTATTGTCGGAAATTCGATAATCCGAAGAGGTAAAGCGAAGAAAAAGGGTGGTATCGGACAAAATGTTACCGGTATCACAAAACGCAGATGGAAACCGAACCTGCAGAAAATCCGTGTTATTGATGAAAACGGAAGGGTTCGTCGTATCCGTGTATGTGCTCGTTATATCCGTGCAGGCAAATTTGTAAAAGCACCTCGCGGTATTCAAAGATTATCTGCAGTTAAGAAAGAGGCAAAATAG
- the rlmN gene encoding 23S rRNA (adenine(2503)-C(2))-methyltransferase RlmN, protein MEEILITRLFPEEISEQLGLEPFRGRQIFRWTHEKHVFDIQKMTDLSKDLRNALEKKALFCQTEIVHIQESTQSGTKKVLFRLRDNQTIESVIIPHRRRVTFCLSTQVGCPLKCAFCATGKAGFKRNLNAGEIVEQALHLLSLIDLGNRTPNIVYMGMGEPFWNYDELVRSIKLIMHPLGVNIGARKITVSTAGDIKGIVKFADENWQVRLSISLHAANDTLRSRLVPLNRKYPLDKLAEALHQYQQKTDRMITFEYVLLSGVNDSLKHAQELFDYAKQFKCTVNLIPWNPVSDIPFSPPAQETCNSFLEFLTQNGLNATLRQERGQDIQAACGQLRRIFPDS, encoded by the coding sequence ATGGAAGAAATACTTATCACACGACTATTTCCAGAAGAAATATCCGAGCAACTCGGACTTGAACCTTTTCGGGGGCGACAAATCTTCCGATGGACACATGAAAAACATGTGTTCGATATCCAAAAAATGACCGATTTATCTAAGGATTTACGAAATGCCTTGGAAAAGAAAGCCCTATTCTGTCAAACGGAGATTGTCCATATTCAAGAGAGTACCCAATCGGGAACAAAAAAGGTTCTCTTTCGTTTAAGAGACAACCAAACCATCGAATCCGTAATAATTCCCCATCGGCGTCGCGTAACTTTTTGCCTTTCTACACAGGTTGGCTGTCCACTCAAATGCGCCTTTTGTGCTACAGGCAAAGCGGGTTTTAAGAGAAACTTAAATGCCGGTGAGATTGTGGAACAGGCATTGCACCTCCTTTCGTTAATAGATTTGGGCAATCGCACACCCAATATCGTTTATATGGGAATGGGGGAACCCTTCTGGAATTATGATGAACTCGTCCGTAGTATAAAACTCATTATGCATCCATTAGGCGTAAATATCGGTGCCCGAAAAATCACCGTATCCACCGCCGGCGATATTAAAGGCATCGTAAAGTTTGCCGACGAAAACTGGCAGGTGCGATTAAGCATTTCCTTGCATGCGGCGAATGATACCCTTCGTTCCCGTCTTGTTCCCCTCAATCGAAAATATCCTCTCGATAAACTGGCAGAAGCACTCCATCAATACCAACAAAAAACAGACCGTATGATAACCTTTGAATATGTATTGTTAAGCGGTGTGAACGATTCACTAAAACATGCACAAGAATTATTCGATTACGCCAAACAATTTAAATGCACCGTAAACCTTATTCCATGGAACCCTGTGTCAGACATACCTTTCTCACCTCCTGCTCAAGAAACATGTAACTCATTCCTTGAATTTCTAACTCAAAACGGACTTAATGCAACCCTGCGACAAGAACGCGGTCAGGACATTCAAGCCGCTTGCGGACAATTACGGAGAATTTTCCCTGATTCCTAA